The Oncorhynchus mykiss isolate Arlee chromosome 8, USDA_OmykA_1.1, whole genome shotgun sequence genome includes the window tcagcctcacccattgctgacagatgtataaaatcaagcacacagccatggaatctccatagacaaacattggcagtagaatggccttactgaaaagctcagtgactttcaacatggcactgtcataggatgccacctttccaacaagtcattttgtcaaatttctgccccggtagagctgcccggtcaactgtaagtgctgttattgtaaagtgggaaggctaggagcaacaacgaccacacaagctcacacaagctcaccgccgagtgctgaagcgtgtagtgcGTAAACATCGTGGCCGGCCCGCTCTCCTGGACCGCCGACATGGCCATCTTCTTTGGCATCAACAAGGAAGTGCTGCCACTCAAGGTACGGGGAACATGCGCTGAATGATGTTACCCTCCATAAAGTAGTATCGTAGCACTATTtgtctgtgtgtacatgtgtgtgggaACTGATATTAGATAACCATTGTGAACAGCCTTTCATCTCTCCAGGTTAGCCTGGTTAGAGTGTGGACAGGCTAACCTAGATATGCAAGAGGACAGACTGACTATAGCCAATGCTGAGTAGGCCAAGGCTCAGGCTCAGCTGGATGAGAAACAGGCCGAGTTGGACAAAGCACAAGCCAAGTTTGATGCTGCCATGAAGGAAGAACAGGTAAGGTCCAAtccttaaaaaaaacattttcttgaATTAGAAATAatgcaaaataaatacaaatgtatagATAAAATAGTACAATAGAATATAGTTCACTCAGTAGATGAGTTTGTGGACTTGCTGGATGAAAAGGAAGGAAATTCAGGAATAAAATGGTGGCAGCGTCAGCACTCATTGATGGGCTTAGTGGGGAGAGAGTGCACTGGACAGAGCAGAGAAAACAGTTTAGATCACAGATCAACAAGCAGGTTACAGATAAGAGAAGGATAGCAGAAAGTTCCTTTACGTTCATTATTCTGACTGAAGGCATTATCTATATAGATGTAATACAATGCAATACAAAACAATGCACTACAGACAACATcaatagttttatctaaaaaaaggataactttttaaatggttttctatttttattttttatgaaattcacttaTGTTTGCAGGTTTCCTGACAGCCATGAGGCAGGAGGTAACCAGGGCTGGGCTCTGGACACAGGCACCCTGCATAACGAAGTGCTGAAGCAGAGCAAGGAGATTACTGCCTCTCCGACTAAGTAGCCTCATGCAAAATAGTGTCATATAACAACACATGTGCTAGATGAATCTTTCTCATTGGAACTCTCAATACCATCCCTCATAattgtgatttatttatttaaccaggaagggctcattgagattaaaatctatttttcaagagcgccctggccaagataggtagcaccaagtcattacaaaaaagtaaggacagacaacatgaaaaactccaagtaatctagtaaaaaccattgaattcacaagagtataacaaaataaaaataaaacagcaaattaaaaacattgacaggtcagggaatgagcctcaaaatccttcatcagtgatttaaaaacaccaattgggacaagttcttccagtttaaaagtattttgtaaggtgttccaagacatggcgcagagtacataaaagcccttttaccaaattcagttagcaggataaagtccagcgaacgaagagagtacccaccacatttctgaacaataaaaatgcccaaataaaaaagtagtaaacccaaaatggctttgtaaataaaagtataccagtgactgagcctacgagtgactagagaaggccagccaaccctggtatacaaggTGCAGTGGtgtgtaagggttttgcagtttaaaataaatctcaaagtgccatggtaaagagtgtcaattgatctcaaacactgaggggaagcattcatatataaaatatccccatagtctagtaaaggcataaatggagctgatactagcctccttctggcttcaaaagaaaaacaggccttattcctaaaataaaatccaaatttcagcttcaattttttttgtaagttgttgaatatgcaatttaaaaaagaggctgtcatcaattaaaattccaagatatttatatgaggttacaacctcaatctccttgccctgacaggtagtaataggtgaaaggttcagaggtctatttcttgcgttagaaaacaccattagtttagttctcggtattgaggataagcttcaattgacaaggtatgttgaacagtataaaaagcagtttgcatgttctggaaagcttttatAAGAGAAGCTTTTGTAAGATAATCTTATCGCTGTCTCTCAGGAGGGGGCCTACGTCTTGTTCCTGGATGGGGCTGGCTAGGACCGCAGAAACTGCCGTCTCATGTTCACCCCCGCCTGTGATTCACGTTCACCATCAACTCCACCGCCCCCAAATTCTTCATCTTCTCCATTTACAAGCCCAGGCACAAAGACCTCACCTACATCACAGGGGTGGTGATATGCAGTGCAGTCAACCGATCTTAAAGTGGTTTTGCCCTGCTCTGTGACATCAAGTAATGGACAACTGTCTTTCTttggtatttgtgtgtgtgaaccCGTGTTGTTTCATTCAAGTAAGACAAATAAACTAGTGAGATGTAGAAATTTTTATGGAATTAACAAGCAGTTTTACATTACAACCAACAGCAGTGTGCATTGTTCATTGAGTCTAGGTGCAACCAAAAAAACATAACATCATTTTAACACAAAAGGCATAACTCGCACACATTTAAAAACAGTTCATTTACGTCAGTgtttccagtacccccaacagcacacatttttgttgtagtcagacaaactcacctgatccaactcattgagggcttgatgattagttgacaagttgaatcaggtgtgcttgtacAGGGCTACAACAAATGTgtctgttgggggtactggaggaatggagttgggaaacactgctttaCATGGTTAGCTGTAGTATTCCCATTTCACAGTCCAACTGCTCTGTTGTGAGAGTGCCAATGAGAGGCTGACAGTCTGGGTTGAACACTGAGTAAGCGCTCAGTTCTCCAGGTTGAAGTTTAGTTGGACTCCGCAGGCCCTGGTAGAGCCAGTAGAAGAGGGAGATTAGGAAGAAAGGCAACCCAAAGCCAAGCTCAGCAAACACCCCAAGCAAAACCAGCCAAAGCAACACCTTCAGCAAAGTCCGGTTTGCAAAACCAAGTCGTCTTGAACCAAGCCTCCGACCAAGAATGCAGTCCAGCAGACAGTCATCCTAAAAGAAATGAGAGAATcaagtcagctagctaacattgaaggGTGGAATTGAAGTTAGCTATCTATGACTATGCCAAGAAGTTACCCCAGTAACTGACGTTTTAGTCATTTGAGTAATTTAGTTTTAGCCTACCCCCCATTGTAAAGTCCCTGTAGCCTGAGGGACAGCAGACATCGGATGTTTTGTCAACTCCAGTGCGTCTGTATCAGCTGTTGACTCCCAACCGGCTGACTTCAAAGTGTTGCCGTTGCCAGGTGACGTTATGGGCTGCATTTCACTAGCCCTTGTACAGGGCTCTGAACTCTACAAGCTTTTGCGAATGTTAACAACTTCTGACTCATGCTCATGCAGAAATTATAGAGTGCGTGGCAATCTATGCAATGTGCGCGCTGTGCACGGCGCGTATCAatccctggtaaaaaaaaaaaaactagctaGCCATCTAGCTTGATGAATTGTTGAGAGGTCTACGTAGCAGATTGCCTCGCGATCGTGCGAAATCCCGCCTTCTGAATAGCAGAAATTGTATATAAGATGCTTTCAATGCACTGAGGTGATTCAACGATTCACTGCCACAAAGAGTAGTATGACACATTCGCAGATGCGATATCTTAAAATCTGTTCTACTTTGGTATGTttacttcctgttcctgttcgGGCGTACGTGATGACGTcagtcttcatcatcatcatcatcatcatcgttgtTTTCTTCTATTTTGGTATCATGGCGTTTGCACATGTTGtttgtgcatgccgccacctactgtacagtAGTGTGTGGTCGATCACGTCACATTTTGTGATACAAAATTACAAGGAAGGGGGAAAAGGAAAAAAttgcaccaccaactaaccctacagcTATATACCACTTTCATAAAAATTATTCatcaccaccccattccactactttgaacCAAACTGTTCCTACACCAGGCTGACACGTGGGAGGATCGGACTCTTTCTCTCAACACACCTtaactcttctgcagtaaaaccttgtacacccaagtacttctctgcaacTGCCAGcacaacatctattttctgtgattttacgttccatttctgcggtacagttgataaccatggcAATGACTGCTAAGAAGCCCACCTTACTGAAGCACACATTCATATGACTCTGTATTGGCCTAGTACTCACCCTTGACCCATcatcctctactctcttcactgcctcatCATACGACACCTTCTGTTCTACTCTGAGCCTGGCAACCTTTGACCCTGGTAACCTCAACCTGTCACTCTCACACCGTGCACttctgatccccagcaacatggTTACCCCTACAATTGAATTTTTTTCCCACggatactacacattcctttgtcacATGCCCTCTTGCGCACTTCTCACATCTCGGAATCTCCCTCCTATACAGAGCTGCAACATGACCAAAAGCATGGCATCTGAAACACCTTAGTGGGTGCGACACAAAAGCTCTCACTGGATAACTGACATATCCTAACTTAACTTCATCAGTTAAAGATTCTGCTTCAAAACTCAAACTGACAGACATTGTCTTCTCAGTTTCACCACCAAACGGCGGTGTCACTGACACAGGGGATCTTTCATTTGAGTTGCTCCACCTCAACACAATGCCACCCCAGTAATCATTCCTTTCAAAGGTGCCCTGCTCCAGAGTAAAGCAAGTCACAGGTCTTGTCCCTAAACCCGACACGAAACACCTGCTCGCTCTGGACAGAAGAAACACAGAAAATTATCTCTCCGAGCTACCTTCACAGATTTAACGTCTTTTCTACCCAGCCTGAGACTACATTTGGCTTGGCTGATCCATAAGGCAGAGATCAACTTTCTCCAAAATTGTGACTCTCACTGGGCCCGAATCATCCTTTGCGTGACCATTGGGGCGAGGCTTGGACTCTTGAGGTCTTCACCACGCCTGCCACCACAGGTAATTCCTCTTCACTCTCATCAGGTTCAATTTCTGAGCCATCAGAATACGCTTTCCCCAACACACATCTTCCCACTGCACTCTGCTCTTCTCCTTCATCGCTATCCATAACCACGTCTATTTGTTCACCACGCTCACGCCGTGCTTTCATCCGCTATATGGGCTCGTAGAACATGCACTGCTGGCCTTTTTCCAATACCCACCTTCTGTTTCTTAGCCCAATTTACTAATCTGCCAATCTCTGGCCTCTCCATGCTCGCAAAACGTGGGCCACTCTGCCCGCTTGTCGATGTCAACTTGTACGGTTTGGAAGTCCCAAAGGAAGAGCCAATAACATCTGTCGTGTCGTAAAGCGCAAGGAAACTGAGCACTGTCAGATATATTAAAAAGTATATTTTTCTAAAATATTTCAGACACTGTCaactttctctgtgtgtgtgtgtgttcaaagtACAGTAATATGTTCTAAGTTTCAAGTACACCCATGTTAATGGAATTAACAAGTAGATGTTGGTGCTTTCACAGCATCATCAATGTGTGGCAGTGTTGAATGATCTTGTAGTTTGGAATAGGCTATATTTGACTTCAAAATCAACATCAGCAATGTGCACCattcaaataaatacatttacagtTCATTTTTATTACAGTGGAAATCTTAAAGTACAGTAGctattaaatgtcagaataaagtCAGTTGTTTGAGGGTCTCATCTGTTGGCCAGTGGTCTGTagcccatctctccctctagctgCTCTGCAGTAAGTGCCCCCAGGAGAGGCTGACAGTCTGGGTTGAACACTGAATAAGCGCTCAGTTCTCCTGGTTGACGTGCAGTTGGGCTCCGCAGCCCCTCGTACAGCCAGtagaagagagagataaggaaGAAAGGCAACCCAAATTCCAGTTCGGCAAACAGCCCAAGTAGAACCAGCCAAAGCAACACCTTCAGCAAAATCAGATTTGTGAAAGCCAGTCGTTTCGAACCAAGCCATTGACCCAGATTGCTCTCCAGCAACCAGCCATCCTAAAAAAGGTGGGGAAAGATTAAATTAAATTAGCGAACAGTGACAAAATGGAATCGACGTGTATTACTAACGGACATCTACTTGACAAatagggctggtttcccagacagcATGCTCAATGAATCTCCAATTCAAGTTTTTATTAGTCCATGACTTGGTTTAAACTGTGTACGGGTAACCGGACCATAGTATTTTGAGTATTGCGTTTTAGCCTACCCCCCAATGTTTAGTCCTTGTAGCCTGAGCGACAGCAGAGATTGGATCTTCTGTAAACTCCTGTGTGTCTGCATCAGCTGTTGATGACTGGCAGCTGGCCGAGATCAAAGTGCTGCCACTGTCAGATGATGTTATGGGCTGCTTTTCGCTCTTCTTAGGAGCCACATCAGCCCTTCTTCGAGCTCTGAACTCTGAAAGCTTTTGCTCCATATTGTAATCCACTCTTGAGTCATGCGGCAATGAAAGACTGCGCCGCAACATGTGCACGACAGATAGGAAAGAAAGTTACTGGTTACTGCCTTGGCTAGCTAGATTTTGAGCAGTCCTAACATGATTTTTCCTTTGAAATCCCGTCTTCTCAACCGCGGAAATATTGTCTAACATGTGTTTTCATGGTAATGCTCGAATTCAATGTTTCACTGTTACAGGAAGAATGAAATATTGTAAATCTCTTTCACTTTAGTTTGTTTCCTTTCCTGTTCAGCCAGGCGTACGTAATGACGTAATGGCGAGTCGTAAAGCGTCACTCCCCACCACCcagctgacaagcaaaacatttctTGCTAAGCTGTTTGTATTTATTCAACTGCTATATTGTAAGTAACCAATACTGCATTTAATTGATTATGTAGGTATTTAATTGCGCATTCCAGAGTAACGTTAAAGATGGAATAGCTATGTAGCTTAACTAGATGCTGTCACCTAGCTAGCTTACCTAGCCACAACAGCTAACTAGCTTACTACAAGGATACAGTACTCATGTCAAACATCTCCATCCATAGTTCTGGATTCATTTGATAAAGCTAAATATATAGCTAGATAGATATGCCCCTTTATGCAGTTTTCCTATGTTTGTGTAAGTAATGGACACAGGAAAGTATTACTCACTGTACATAAACATGCAGaagttagctaactaacgttttCTGAAATACACATTATTCATTGAAATATCTGCTCTTATATCACACCTTTTTTCCCAGACATATAATGGCCTCAGCTCCAGCCCAGCAGCCCACCCTCACTGTTGAGCAGGCCAGAGGTATGAACAGTCACATAATTGTGCCTTATCTAGGAAAGGAGATACCTTGTCAGTTGCAAAAgttaatgcattcaactgaaatatgtcttctgcattaacccaatccctctgaaTCGGAGAGGTGTggtgggctgccttaatcgatgtCCACTGTCCTGGGAGCAGTTGTTTgggattaactgccttgctcaagggctgaATGAAAGATTTTTTCCACCttgccagctcagggatttgaaccagtggctttttggttactggcccaaatgCTCTTaattgctaggctacctgccaccccactctATTACTAATGCCCGGTTGTGGCACAGATCTATTCACAATGCTCTTGTGTGTTGCAGTAGTGCTGAGTGAGGTCATCCAGGCCTTCTCTGTGCCAGAGAATGCAGCACGGATGGAGGAGGCACGGGAGAGTGCCTGCAACGACATGGGCAAGATGCTGCAGCTGGTGCTCCCTGTGGCCACCCAGATCCAACAGGAGGTCATCAAAGCATATGGCTTCAACAACGAGGGAGAGGGTAAGAAGCCACTTTGTGAAACCAGTTCGATATAGGATAAAGGGATAGAGACAATCTATTGTCACTTTTCAGTGGCATTGATTTGTGTTTTGACTTTACACTTTTAGCTTCATGTTCAGTTCAAGCTCTGTGAAATCATGGTAGTCATTGCTTATTTACATTTTTCAGGTGTCCTTAAATTTGCCCGTCTGGTGAAGATGTATGAAACTCAGGACCCAGAGATAGCAGCCATGTCCATCAAACTGAAGTCTCTTCTCCTGCCTCACCTGTCCACTCCACCCATAGGTGGTGCCATCACAGCTTCCTAGGAAACTCGCCTTGGTCTCTCAGAAGGGACATCTAAAAAAATGTTACTGGACTTGAAAATGTGTGTGCATTGTCAATTTCATAAagtatctctttttttttttcaatcaatCATAGGAAAAAGTGAATTGGCTACCTTGGTATATCACCCTGGGATAATGCACACAAATCAGACCTGTATTGGTTCAAATGAAAACAAAATGTCAATTGCAACCTCCAACCAGGATAGACAAATTTCATTCTTCAAAGTTTAGTTATTGCATTCCTGGATTTAAATGCAATACACCTGACAGCTAACTTAAATCCTTTGTTTATGAGTATTTGTTTtccgtatttatttattttgcattTTGTCTTAAGTCATTTATACCATAATTTACTGTTGGACCTTTTCAATCTGTCACTGCTGGATAAGAGTTAATAcatgtaataaaaaaataaaatgctaCTCAGATTTGTtgaaattttatttttttaaagtgaaAACAGCAACACACCAAGCAGATTAACACAAACTTTATTATTGCAGTAAGACTTTGGCAACTGTTATCATTCACAGTAAAACTCTTCGGGGAGTGGCACATGCCTCAATTTATActttgcacatactgtacatctctccttcacacaaagacaaacattgTAGGATTCAGTCCTTATATGGCCACATTGAGGTTTTGTCTGATTTATAGAAGCAACAGACAATCCATTCCCATAACAGGAGAAATACCCCTCTGTTCATTAGTCCAACCTATGGCACTTGTTTTCATTCTACATTTAAAACATTGACTTAAAAATATTTTCAAACCAATAGTAGATTCAAAATATAactaattataaactgggtggttcgaaccctgaatgctgatttggctgaaagccatggtatatcagacagtataccacgggtatgacaaaacatttatttttactgctctaattacatttgtaaccagtttataatagctataaggcccctcaggggtttgtgatatatggccaatataccacggctaagggctgtgtcctagcactccgtgttgcgttgtgcctaagaacagcccttagccatggtatattggccataccacaccccctcgggccttattgcttaattagacaGTTCTGTATATACATTTCCTCAAAAGGCAGTCACTCTTGGTTGATCCCGGTTGTGATGCAGCGCCACTAAATTAACTCATTCAAGTCATCTGGCTCCTCTTTGTGCTTTGAGTTGAGGTTCATAGACATTAGAATACTACTTATGGCTACATAAATATCCCAACATTTCTAAGCAAATAAAGTCTGATAAAGAATGTGAAACATGGCAGAGTGTGTCCACAAAATAAAAATCTTCCAGTTAAAAACTGATTTCCTATTGTTGATAAAGTGCTTAAATAAAAAGGCATTAGAATAAGTGCAACAAAGAACAACAGTTGCACCCAAAGTGATAAACTTGAAGTCTGATACATTTTCCTGGTGCAATTTGTCTAGAATATACTGTACTCCTCAGATAGTCACATCCACAATTTCCTCATTTATGGTGCTGCTTGTGTTCTCATATTCAGTGCAATCACCGTGAAATTTAACAAAAGAACAGCTCTCAGCCTAAAACCCTCACTTCCATCCACAGTGCACCTACAACCAATGGCCGACAGCAGGAGTCCACACGGAGAGTGAAGCTGAAGTAGAAATAATTTCCAACAGTTGTCCTACAATCCCTAGTGGTGCGTCAGTCAATTCAGCCAATCAGCTGTCTCAGTTCAGTTCATGATGCAAGAAAAGGAACCAGACTGGTGGTGGCGGACCAGTTAGATGTCGAGTTTGGGAGGGAAGCCAGAAGGAAAATGACCTCACATCTCAAAGTGACGAAACATGCTTTCAACGTACCCCAGGACCCTCTGCCAGTCGGGCCCACCTGGTCTCAGCATCTCTTCCACAGTCTGTCAAGCAAATAAAAACCCTCTGTTAAAAGACAAGCTTACACTCAGCTGTACCCTCAGCTCTACAAGGACAACTGCTActcacgtaaaaaaaaaaagtgggaa containing:
- the LOC110529808 gene encoding SAYSvFN domain-containing protein 1 → MLRRSLSLPHDSRVDYNMEQKLSEFRARRRADVAPKKSEKQPITSSDSGSTLISASCQSSTADADTQEFTEDPISAVAQATRTKHWGDGWLLESNLGQWLGSKRLAFTNLILLKVLLWLVLLGLFAELEFGLPFFLISLFYWLYEGLRSPTARQPGELSAYSVFNPDCQPLLGALTAEQLEGEMGYRPLANR
- the grcc10 gene encoding protein C10 isoform X1, with translation MASAPAQQPTLTVEQARVVLSEVIQAFSVPENAARMEEARESACNDMGKMLQLVLPVATQIQQEVIKAYGFNNEGEGVLKFARLVKMYETQDPEIAAMSIKLKSLLLPHLSTPPIGGAITAS
- the grcc10 gene encoding protein C10 isoform X2, with the translated sequence MASAPAQQPTLTVEQARVLSEVIQAFSVPENAARMEEARESACNDMGKMLQLVLPVATQIQQEVIKAYGFNNEGEGVLKFARLVKMYETQDPEIAAMSIKLKSLLLPHLSTPPIGGAITAS